ATAAAAGTCTACTTTTTGCTACGCGCGtcgtgtgggtgtgtgggtgcgGGTGCGGGtgggggtttgtgtgtgtgggcGCGCGCGCCTGCCTCTCCCGCCAGGGGGCGCGGAGGTTGGGCTGCAGGTGCGCAGGGGAgcgagggcggggccggggcaggTAGAGCTGCCCCGCGGCCAGCGCTGAGGGACGATGAAGTGCCGCTGCCGCCTCTGCGTTTTCGGTAATTTCTGGCCCCTCCGGTCGCGTTCTCCCCTGAGTGCCCACCCTGGACCCGCCCTACGCCCCGTGGCCGACTGGGGGCGGCAGCGAGGGGCCTCCGCCGCCTCGGCCGGCCGTTTCCTCTCCCGCTcaggcctgcccctccccccgtgCTTTGCAGACGCGGCCCGGGGGCCCCGGCGGCTCATGCGCGTGGGCATGGGGCTGATCCTGGTGGGCCACGTGAACCTGCTGCTGGGGGCCGTGCTGCACGGCACTGTCCTGCGGCACGTGGCCAATCCCCGCGGCGCCGTCACCTCGGAGTACACCACCGCCAATGTCATCTCCGTGGGTTCCG
This window of the Physeter macrocephalus isolate SW-GA unplaced genomic scaffold, ASM283717v5 random_1059, whole genome shotgun sequence genome carries:
- the LOC102983331 gene encoding keratinocyte-associated protein 3; its protein translation is MKCRCRLCVFDAARGPRRLMRVGMGLILVGHVNLLLGAVLHGTVLRHVANPRGAVTSEYTTANVISVGSGLLSVSVGLVALLASRNLLRPRLHWALLALALVNLLLSAACSLGL